The Amblyomma americanum isolate KBUSLIRL-KWMA unplaced genomic scaffold, ASM5285725v1 scaffold_21, whole genome shotgun sequence genome has a segment encoding these proteins:
- the LOC144111979 gene encoding uncharacterized protein LOC144111979, giving the protein MLKVLRLLLEIRQQQREILQRVSRLEQARQEPRTRSPSPPVSSLPPLCPQLPAFSIEDFEAAEAAVRDDRVAAALKKQLLRLGGNNLKEVAANVMGAVMGVAVQRLFSLRGRKGKRPFVGTKLCRVATDAICERQGVDILAAQGFIGRWLPGACDRGGGRKRRYAQALEPPESHAQAPPANPCAGSAPCPGAPSASCPATPPGMAILSPSGVHPSSAPPTASSSRPATLHPSSAPSPAPPPPHSLLVTPSHPT; this is encoded by the exons atgctcaaggtgctgcggctgctgctagaaatacggcagcagcagcgggaaatCCTGCAGAGGGTGAGCCGGCTGGAGCAAGCTCGGCAAGAGCCGAGGACACGGTCGCCGTCTCCTCCTGTGAGCTCCCTCCCGCCACTGTGCCCTCAGCTGCCAGCCTTCAGTATTGAAGATTTTGAGGCGGCAGAAGCTGCTGTCAGAGATGACAGAGTAGCAGCTGCCCTg aagAAGCAGCTTCTCCGCCTAGGCGGAAACAATTTAAAGGAGGTGGCGGCGAATGTCATGGGTGCTGTGATGGGGGTGGCTGTACAGAGACTATTCAGCCTGCGGGGGAGGAAAGGAAAACGGCCATTCGTTGGCACAAAGCTGTGCAGGGTGGCAACAG ATGCCATCTGCGAGAGGCAGGGTGTCGACATCCTGGCAGCACAGGGTTTTATTGGCAGGTGGCTGCCCGGTGCGTGCGACCGAGGGGGCGGCCGAAAGAGGCGCTATGCCCAAGCTTTAGAGCCTCCTGAGTCTCACGCTCAAGCGCCACCTGCTAACCCCTGTGCTGGGTCAGCACCCTGCCCAGGCGCGCCGTCAGCCTCCTGCCCTGCAACCCCTCCAGGCATGGCCATCCTGTCCCCCTCAGGGGTCCACCCAAGCTCTGCCCCCCCCACAGCCTCCTCCTCACGCCCAGCCACCCTCCACCCAAGCTCTGCCCcttcccctgcccccccccccccccacagcctcCTCGTCACGCCCAGCCACCCCACGTAG